A single Oryctolagus cuniculus chromosome 18, mOryCun1.1, whole genome shotgun sequence DNA region contains:
- the PLD3 gene encoding 5'-3' exonuclease PLD3, translating into MKPKLMYQELKVPAEEPAGELPINELEAWKAAEKKARWVLLVLILAVVGFGALMTQLFLWEYGDLHLFGPNQRPAPCYDPCEAVLVESIPEGLDFPNASTGNPSTSQAWRGLLASAHSSLDIASFYWTLTNNDTHTQEPSAQQGEDILRQLQSLAPRGVQVRIAVSKPNGPQPQADLQALLQSGAQVRMVDMQKLTHGVLHTKFWVVDQTHFYLGSANMDWRSLTQVKELGVVLYNCSCLARDLTKIFEAYWFLGQAGSSIPSTWPRPYDTRYNQETPMEICLNGTPALAYLASAPPPLCPSGRTPDLKALLNVVDSARSFIYIAVMNYLPTMEFSHPRRFWPAIDDGLRRAAYERNVKVRLLVSCWGHSEPAMRAFLLSLAALRDNHTHSDIQVKLFVVPADEAQARIPYARVNHNKYMVTERASYIGTSNWSGSYFTETAGASLLLTQNGRGGLRSQLEAVFLRDWESPYSHDLSAQADSVGNACRLL; encoded by the exons ATGAAGCCGAAACTGATGTACCAGGAG CTGAAGGTGCCCGCTGAGGAGCCCGCCGGCGAGCTGCCCATCAATGAACTTGAGGCATGGAAGGCTGCAGAGAAG AAAGCCCGCTGGGTCCTGCTCGTCCTCATCCTGGCCGTGGTGGGCTTCGGAGCACTGATGACTCAGCTGTTTCTATGGGAATACGGCGATTTGCACCTCTTTGGGCCCAACCAgcgcccagccccctgctatgaCCCCTGCGA agctgtgctggtggAGAGCATTCCTGAGGGCCTCGACTTCCCCAATGCCTCCACGGGCAACCCCTCCACCAGCCAGGCCTGGCGGGGCCTGCTGGCCAgcgcccacagcagcctggacaTCGCCTCCTTCTACTGGACCCTCACCAACAACGACACCCACACGCAGGAGCCGTCCGCCCAGCAG gGCGAGGACATCTTGCGGCAGCTGCAGAGCCTGGCACCGCGAGGTGTGCAAGTCCGCATCGCCGTGAGCAAGCCCAATGGGCCGCAGCCGCAGGCTGACCTGCAGGCCCTGCTACAAAGCG GTGCCCAGGTCCGCATGGTGGACATGCAGAAGCTGACCCATGGCGTCCTGCACACCAAGTTCTGGGTGGTGGACCAGACCCACTTCTACCTGGGCAGTGCCAACATGGACTGGCGCTCGCTGACCCAG GTGAAGGAACTGGGCGTGGTCCTGTACAACTGCAGCTGCCTGGCTCGCGACCTCACCAAGATCTTTGAGGCCTACTGGTtcctgggccaggcaggcagctccaTCCCATCGACCTGGCCCCGGCCCTACGACACCCGCTACAACCAAGAGACCCCGATGGAGATCTGCCTCAACGGGACCCCTGCCCTGGCCTACCTGGCA AGCGCGCCCCCGCCGCTGTGTCCGAGTGGCCGCACCCCAGACCTGAAGGCTCTGCTGAATGTGGTGGACAGTGCCCGGAGCTTCATCTACATCGCGGTCATGAACTACCTGCCCACCATGGAGTTCTCCCACCCACGCAG GTTCTGGCCGGCCATCGACGACGGGCTGCGGCGGGCCGCCTACGAGCGCAACGTCAAGGTGCGCCTGCTGGTCAGCTGCTGGGGACACTCGGAGCCGGCCATGCGCGCCTTCCTGCTCTCCCTGGCTGCCCTGCGCGATAACCACACCCACTCGGACATCCAGGTG AAACTCTTTGTTGTCCCCGCGGACGAGGCCCAGGCCCGCATCCCCTATGCCCGCGTCAACCACAACAAGTACATGGTGACCGAACGCGCCAGCTACATCG GAACCTCCAACTGGTCTGGCAGCTATTTCACGGAGACGGCGGGCGCCTCGCTGCTGCTGACGCAGAACGGCCGGGGCGGCCTGCGGAGCCAGCTCGAGGCAGTCTTCCTGCGGGACTGGGAGTCCCCGTACAGCCACGACCTCAGCGCCCAGGCTGACAGCGTGGGCAACGCCTGCCGCCTGCTCTGA